CTTTTTAAGATGCGGAGCAGTTTTGAACGAGATGTTTATCGTTCAGGCAAAACAACAAAACAGCGGTCATACTTGATGTATGGCCGCTGTTTTTTGTGAAGCATGGGCGGGAAACAGCCGTTCAAAACCCGACTTATCCCTTATCTGCACGCCCTTTCCTTCGGGGCTTTCTTTTGTTGCAAATAGAGCGGGATAATGGTATAATACCGGTATATTCCACAAGGAGGCGCTGTATGAAAATCGTTGCACTCGGCGGAGGCACGGTCGACGAAAGCTCCGCAGTCGAAAAGTATATAGTCGAATTCAGCGGAAAAGAACGTCCGCGCTTTCTGTTTCTGCCCACGGCAAGCGGCGACGGCGGACATTACATAAACGCCGTAAAGCGCACCTATAAGCGCCTCGGCTGCGCAGCGGACGCGCTGTGCCTCGTTCGCGCAGAATACGCGGCCGACGAGCTTGAATCACGCGTTTCAGCCGCCGATATTATCTACGTCGGCGGGGGCGATCCGCTGCGGATGATGACCGTCTGGGAACGCGTCGGGATACTCCCGCTGCTGAAAGCGGCGGCGGGACGCGGCGCGGTCATGTGCGGAGTCAGCGCGGGCGCGATGTGCTGGTTTGCCTCCGGCTACAGCGACCGCGACTATTACGACAGCTCCGTCTCATCCCCTTCATACCGGCTGATAGACGGCCTCGGCTTCATTCCGGCCGTCTGCTGCCCGCATTACGACGAGCCCGGGCGCGACAGCTTCGACGCGGCCTGCGCATCGTTCTCGCTGCCCGGGGTCGCGCTCGAAAACGACGTCGCGCTCGTTTGCGACGGCTCCGCCTGCTCCCTCGTTAAAAACGACGGGCGCAAACGCGGGTGGCTGCTTACCGCCGAAAACGGTTACGTTTTGAAAACGGAACTGCGCGGAGTTTTTTCGCTATGATAATATATTTGTAAAAAATGCGGCGCTTTTTTCGCTGAAACTATTGACAAAAACGCGAAAAACTACTATTTTATAATAGAAAACTTATCCGGTCGAGGATGCCCTTTCACAAGGGGTACGTTCCGCGGAACTGGGGGTTGAGAAATGGCCAACTCGGAAATTGTCCGTTTGGAAAACATTCATAAGGAATTTGACGGCGAAACAGTACTCGATAACATCAACCTGTCGATAAGGGACAAGGAATTCGTCACGCTGCTGGGCCCTTCGGGGTGCGGCAAGACTACCACCCTTCGCATTATCGCGGGATTTGAGACTCCGACATCGGGTAATGTTTTTTTCTTTGATAAGATAATTAACGACGTTCCGCCGCACAAGCGCGAGGTGAACACAGTATTCCAGCGCTATGCGCTCTTTCCTCACCTCAACGTTTTTGAAAACATCGCGTTCGGCCTGCGCCTGAAAAAGACGCCCGAGAAAATCATCCGCGAAAAAGTCTTCGAGATGCTGAAGCTGATCAACCTCAATGGCTTTGCGAAGCGCAACGTCAACTCGCTCTCCGGCGGACAGCAGCAGCGCGTCGCGATCGCCCGTGCGCTGATAAACTCGCCCCGCATGCTGCTTCTCGACGAGCCGCTCGGCGCGCTCGATCTGAAGCTCCGCAAGGATATGCAGGTCGAACTGAAGAATATCCAGCAACAGATGGGCGTCACGTTCGTCTACGTTACGCACGACCAGGAGGAAGCCCTCTCGATGAGCGACACCGTCGTCGTTATGGATAACGGCGTCATTCAGCAGATCGGCACGCCTCAGGATATATACAACGAGCCGCAGAACGCCTTCGTCGCCGACTTCATCGGCGAGAGCAACATCATCGACGGCGTTATGCTCGACGACTATCTCGTTTCCATTTTCGGCTACAAGTTCAAGTGCCTCGACTCCGGCTTCGAGCAGAAGGAGCCGGTCGACGTAGTCATACGCCCCGAGGACATCGATATCGTCCGCGCCGATTCCGGACATCTTTCCGGCGTAGTCACCAACGTTACGTTCAAGGGGGTGCACTACGAAATAATCGTTGACGTCAAGGGCTTCAAGTGGATGATACAGACGACGGACTTCCACGCCCAGGGCGACACGATCGGCATCAAGTTAAATCCGGACGACATTCATATTATGAAAAAGTCCGAATACTCCGGCAAGTTCGGCGACTACTCCTCATATTCCGAGGAATACGACAAGCTCGACGACGCGACCATCCTCAACGATGACTCCGACGCGGAGGTGATCGACTGATGCGCGAAAAGCTTGCCGCGGCGCCCTATCTCGTATGGATGGTTCTCTTTATAGTCGCGCCGCTGATATTCGTCTTCGTCTACGCGTTCACCGACGCGAACGGACATTTCACTTTCGCGAACATCGCCGCGCTGAAGGCGTATCTGCCGACCTTTCTGGATTCGATACTGCTCGGCGCGATAGCGGCGGTGATCTGCCTGCTCATCGCCTATCCGTTCGCATACTTCATATCGCGCACGAAGCCGCGCACGCAGCGCATAATCGTGCTGCTCGTTATGCTGCCGATGTGCATGAGCTTCCTGCTCCGCACGCTGGCGTGGGTATCCTTGTTTGAGGACACCGGCATAATCAACAACTTCCTGACGAGCATCGGCATAGGTCCGTTCAAGCTTATCAGAACGCGCGCCGCTATCGTTTTCGGTATGGTATACAACTACCTGCCGTATATGATCCTGCCGCTCTACACCGTGCTGATGAAGATCGACGGGCGGCTGCTCGAGGCCTCCGCCGACCTCGGCGCGAACAAGGTCAAAACTTTCCGCAAGGTCATCCTGCCGCTCAGTATCCCCGGTATAATTTCGGGAATAACGATGGTGTTCGTGCCGGCGGTCAGCACCTTCTATATCTCCGTGAAGATGGGCCCCGCGGATACGGCCATGATCGGCGACATAATCGAGAAGCAGTTCAAAAACGCCTACAACCCCAACCTCGGCGCGGCGATGAGCCTGGTGCTGATGGTAATGATCATAATCTGTATGGCGGTAATGAACCGCTTTACGGATAACGACGGGGAGGATATCGTGCTATGAAAACGTTCGGCAAGATCTATACCGTCCTCGTATTCGTACTGCTTTACACTCCGATACTGCTGCTGATGCTCTTCTCGTTCAACTCGACGAAGAACACCGTTCATTTCGAGGGCTTTACGCTGAAATGGTACGGCGAGCTCTTCAGCAACAGCAACCTGCTGCACCTGCTGCTCAACACCGTTATAATCGCTGTCATCGCCTCGATAGTCGCGACGGTGCTCGGCACGATGGCGGCGGTCGGCATTCACAAGATGAAGAAACGCATGCAGAGCGTCATCCTCACGGTCACTAATATCCCGATGACCAACCCCGACATCGTGACCGGCGTCTCCCTCGCGCTGCTCTTCGTCTTCATCGGCGGGATGATGAAAAACAACAACGTGCTCGGCTTCTGGACGCTGCTGATCGCGCATATAACCTTTGGTCTGCCCTACGTCATACTCTCGGTACTGCCGAAGATACGGCAGATGGACCGCAACCTGATGGACGCGGCGCTCGACCTCGGCTGCACGCCGTTGAAGGCGTTTTTCAAGGTGATGCTTCCGGAGATAATGCCCGGCGTCTTCACCGGAATGACTATGGTCTTCACACTGTCGCTCGACGACTTCGTCATCAGCTATTTCGTCTACGGCTCCGGCTTCTCGACGCTCCCGATCGAGATATACAACTACACCAAGAAGCCGATCCCGCCGTCGATATACGCGCTGTTCACGATGCTCTTTATCGTCATACTTGCGCTGATGATCTTGATGAACGTCTTCCAGGCGCGCGACGAACGCAAAAAAGCAAGTAAACTCGCGGCGCTTCAGCCGTAACGATAATTACATCCAACGGAGGTACACAAAATGAAAAAAATCATTGCTGCAATCCTTACGCTGACGCTGGTCGCGGCGCTCTTCACGGCGATGCCGACGGTTACGGCCGAAGCTGAAGAAGCAGTCACGATCAACGTTTACAACTGGGGCCAGTACATCGGCGTCGGCGAGGACGACACGATCGACGTCAACGCCGAATTCACGAAGCGCACCGGCATAAAGGTCAACTACACGACCTACGACTCAAACGAAACTATGCTGACGAAGCTGGAAACGGGCGGGTCGAGCTACGATATCATAATCCCCTCGGATTATATGATCGACCGCATGATAAAAAAGGACATGCTCGAGAAGCTGGATTTCTCCAACATCCCGAACTACAAATATATCGACGAAACGTATAAAAACACCGCCTACGACCCGAACAACGAATACTCCGTCCCCTACACCTACGGCACCGTCGGCATCATCTATAACACGAAATACGTCACCAAGACAGTCGACAGCTGGAACATTCTCTGGGACGAGGAATACAAAGACAAGATACTGACCTTCGACAACCCCCGCGATCTTTTCGCGATAGCGGAGTTCCTGCTCGGCATCGACGTCAACACCACCTCCCCCGAGGACTACGAGGCGTGCTACAACAAGCTGCTCGAGCAGAAGCCCGTTCTGCAGCAGTACGTTATGGATCAGATCTTCGACGCGATGATCAATGAATCCGCCTGGATCGCCCCCTACTACGCGGGCGACTTCGTGACGATGCACGAAGATAACCCCGACCTCGCCTTCTGCTATCCGAAGGAGGGCTTCAACTTCTTCATCGACGCCATCTGCATCCCGAAGGGCTGCGAGCACAAGGCGGAAGCCGAAGCGTATATCAACTTCCTCTGCGATCCCGAGATCTCCGGAAAGAATATGGACGCCATCGGCTACGCCACGCCCATTCCGGAGGCGAAGGAATACTTGAGCGAGGAATTCGCCGACAGCGACGTCGTCTACTTCGACGAAGCGACCGCCGCGAACTCCAAGATGTTCAAGGACCTCCCGGACGAGAGCTTCCAGCTGATGAACGATTACTGGTCAAAGCTGAAGGTCGAGGGCTCCGCGGGCTACACGCTCTATATCATCATCGGCGCGGCAATAGTCGCGATAATCGCCGTTGTCGTCATCATCCGCATGCGTAAGAAAAAGCTCTACGAACAGGAATAAGGAAATACACGCACCGTTCTCAGTCAATTGACTGAGAACGGTGCGTGTTGAATAATTCAATCATTTTTTACACAACAAAAAGGAGGCAGCACATGAAAAACAAAACGTTCAGAAAGGCGCTCTCCGCGCTTCTCACCCTCGCGCTCCTGCTCGCGTTCGCGCCGACGGCGGTGATACCCGTCTCCGCGCTCACCGAGGGCGACTGGGAGTACACAGTCAGCGATAATAAAGTTGTTATCACCAAATACAACAGCGTCCTCGACGACTACGTCATCGTACCCGCCGAGCTCGGCGGTCATACGGTATCGATGATCGGCGACAACGCATTCCTTGACTGCGCTTCAATCCTCACGTCAGTGACCTTACCCGACTCGCTCGAGATCATAGGCGACCAAGCGTTCATGAACTGCTCCTCGCTCGAGTCGGTAACCTTCGGCAGCGGGCTGAAGAGCATCGGCTTGGACGCGTTCAGAAATTGCCACTCGCTGGAAATTAACAGCTTCCCCGACTCGCTCGAGAGCATAGGCGACGGCGCGTTCTCGAGCTGCACCTCGCTCACGTCCGTTTCCTTCCCGGCGTCGCTCAAAACGCTCGGAAACGGCGCTTTCCAAAACTCCGGCATCGAAACGGCGACCTTCTCCGGCGCGGGTCCGGAAACGATCGGCATCTCCGCTTTCCGCGCATGCGGCAATCTTGAATCCCTGACCTTCGGCAACGGACTGAAAACGATATGTTCGCACGCCTTTATGGATTGCATCTCGCTTACCTCCGCGACCTTCCCCGACTCGCTCGAGACCATCGAGGACGGCGCGTTCTCGACCTGCCTCTCGCTCGCGTCCGTTTCCTTCCCGGCGTCGCTCATAACGCTCAGAGACTACGCTTTCGACTACTGCTCCGGCATCAAGACGGCGACCTTCTCCGGCGCGGGTCCGGAAACGATCGGCAACTCCGCTTTCCGCTCATGCAGCTCCCTTGAATCCGTGACCTTCGGCAGCGGGCTGAAAACGATAGACGAAGACGCCTTTTCCATGTGCGAAAAACTCTCGTCCGTCAGCTTCCCGGCGTCGCTCGAAACGCTCGCCGAGAATGCGTTCGAGAGCTGCACCGCGCTCGCGACGGTCAACCTGCCCTTCACCGAGGCGGAGTGGACCGCGGCCGGCGGCTGGACGTACTACGGCGTGACCGAAACGAACAACGCCGAGCTTTATAACGCGGCGCTGACCTTTGTGCAGCCCGTGTTCGATTACACAGACAACGGCGGCGTGACTATTACCGGCTGCACTAATATCGACAGATTCCCCGATCTCGTCATCCCCGCGCAGATCGGCGGCAGTGACGTCACAGAGATTGCCGACGACGCCTTCAAAGGCATAGCGACCCTTAAAAGCGTGACCCTGCCCGACAGCGTTTCGGTCATCGGTTACGGCGCCTTCAGCAACTGCACCTCGCTTGAAAGCGTCGAAATCCCGGATAGCTCGAGGCTCTTTATCATCAACAACGTCGCGTTTCAGAACTGCTCCGCGCTCCGGAGCATCAGTCTGCCGGACTCGCTGAGCACTCTCGGACAAAGCGCCTTCGAAAACTGCTCATCGCTCGCGAGCGTGACCTTCGGGAGCAGATGCTCTTTAAACGGTATCGGCTTTATGACGTTCTATGGATGCCGCTCGCTGACAAGCATCGTTCTGCCCGACGCGGTCAGGACTATCGAGGATTCCGCCTTCGAAAACTGCTCATCGCTCGCGTCCGTCACCTTCGGCAACCGGCTGGAGATGATATGTTACAGGGCGTTCGGCGAATGCGACGCGCTCGAAAGCGTCGCCTTCCCCTCCTCGCTCAATACGCTGTCGCAGAACGTGTTCTTCGGCTGCGAATCGCTCGCGACGGTCAACCTGCCCTTCACCAGAAGCGAGTGGAACGCCGCCGGCGGCTGGAGCAAATACGGCGTGGACGCGTCGAACAACGCCGAGCTTTATAACGCGGCGCTGACCTTCGTTAAGCCGGCTCCCGCCTTCACCTACGAAGTCGATTACCGCGGCGCAACGGTCACCGGATGCACGAATATCGACGATATCGAACACCTCGTCATCCCCGCCGAGCTCGGCGGCGAACCGGTACTCAATATAGGCGAAGACGCTTTCAGCGGATGCACCGGCATCAAAACCGTGATCTTACCCGACTCGCTCGAGAACATCGAGGACGGCGCGTTCAAGGGCTGCTCCGCGCTCGCTGCCGTCGACTTCGGCAGCGGAGTGGGAAACATCGAAGGCAGGGCGTTCGAAAACTGCGCCTCGCTCACGTCCGTGACCTTCCCGGACTCGCTTGACGGGATCGGCATCGGCGCGTTCAAGAACTGCACCTCGCTCGCGACAGTCGACTTCGGCAGCGGGCTGGAGGATATAGACTGCAACGCATTCGAAAACTGCGGCGTCACGTCGCTGGTATTCCCCGATTCTCTTGAGTTGATTGACGAATGTGCGTTCAGCGGCTGCGGCAATCTCACTTCCGTCGACTTCGGAGACGGTGTGAAAGAGCTGGGGCAAGGCGCTTTTGAGGGCTGCGTCCTGCTCGAATCCGTCTTCCTCCCGGCTTCGCTCAGTGAGTTTTATGAAGAAGTGTTCGCCGACTGCTCGGCGCTCCGGACGGTCGTCTTCTCCGGCGAAGGCCCGGAGGAGATCGGCAGTGAAGCGTTTGACGGCTGCGGAAACCTCGAATCCGTCACCTTCGGCAGCGGGCTGAAGACGATAGGCGCAAGCGCATTCGACGACTGCGTAAAGCTCGCGACCGTGACCTTCCCGGACTCGCTCGAGACCATCGACGAATACGCGTTCTATGGCTGCACTTCGCTCGCGACCGTTACCTTCGGCAGCGGTCTGAAAACGATAGAGCATCAGGCGTTCTATGAATGCGCCGCGCTCGCGACGGTAAACCTGCCGTTCACCGAAGCGCAGTGGAACGCCGGCGGCGGCTGGGCTCTTTACGGCGTGAACGCCAATAACAACGAAGAGCTTTATAACGCGGCGCTGACCTTCGTCATCCCGGTTCCCGCCTTCACCTATACGGATATCGAGGGCGGCGTGAAGATAACCGGCTGCACGAATATCCGCGATATATACAACCTCGTCATTCCCGCGGAGATAGACGGCAAGGCCGTGCTCGCGATCGGCGACCAGGCGTTCAGCTCGACGGATATCGTCTCCGTCGTCATTCCCGACTCGATCGTGACTATCGAAGAGTACGCGTTCTATTGGTGCCCCTCGCTGACCTCGGTAACCTTCGGCAGCGGTCTGAAAACGATAGAGCGTCAGGCGTTCAACGGCACCGCGCTCACCTCCGTGACCTTCCCCGACTCGCTCGAGAGCATAGGCGAACAAGCGTTCAAGAACTGCGCCTCGCTCGCGTCGGTAACATTCGGCAGCGGGCTGAAAACGATAGGGCGTCAGGCGTTCGGCAGCTGCTCCTCGCTCTCCGCCGTCGTTCTCCCCGACTCTCTCGAAACGATCGGCGCCCGCACGTTCGATAACTGCGACGCCCTGACCTCGATAACCTTCGGCAGCGGGCTGAAGGCGGTAAGCGAAAACATGTTCGAAGGCTGCGACAGCCTCGCCTCCGTCGCGTTCCCCGACTCGCTCGAGACCATAGGCGACGAGGCGTTCAAAAGCTGCAGCCTGCTCGCGTCGGTCACCTTCGGCAGCGGGCTGAAGACGATAGGCTACAGCGCGTTCGACAGCTGCGCCTCGCTCACCTCCGTTTCCTTCCCCGACTCGCTCGAGACCATAGGCAACGACGCGTTCAAATACTGCGCCTCGCTCGCCTCGATAACCTTCGGCAGCGGGCTGAAGACGATAGGCAGCAGCGCTTTCGGCAGCTGCTCCTCGCTCACCTCCGTGACCTTCCCCGACTCGCTCGAGACGCTCGGCGGCCAAGCGTTCTATAGTTGCGGCCTGCTCGAATCGGTCGCCTTCGGCAGCGGGCTGAAAACGATAGACTACGACGCGTTCGGCGGCTGCTCCTCGCTCGCGACCGTTTCCTTCCCGCTCACCGAGGCGGAGTGGAACGCGCTGGGCGGCTGGGATTACTTCAGAGCCGCCGTAAACGGCAACGAGGAGCTCGTTAACGCGACTCTGATCCTGGTCAAGCCCGTATTCACCTACGCGGATATCGAGGGCGGCGTAATTATCACCGGCTGCACGAATATCGACAGATTCCCCGACCTCGTCATCCCCGCCGAGATAGACGGCAAGACCGTGCTCAGGATAGACGCCATGGCGTTTTCCGGCGCCGCGATCAAATCCGTAACTCTGCCCGACTCGCTCGAAAGAATCAATTCGGGCGCGTTCGGCAACTGCGCCGCGCTCACGTCCGTTTCCTTCGGCAGCGGACTGAAGACGATAGCCAATCAGGCGTTCTTGAACTGCGGCAGTCTGACTTCGGTCGCCTTCCCGGATTCGCTTGAAGCGATCGATAAGAGCGCGTTCGCCGGCTGCGCCGCGCTCGCGACCGTCACCTTCGGCAGCGGGCTGAAGACGATAGGCGAAGGCGCGTTTAATAGATGCGCTTCGCTGACGTCCGCGGCCTTCCCCGA
This portion of the Clostridia bacterium genome encodes:
- a CDS encoding leucine-rich repeat domain-containing protein, translated to MKNKTFRKALSALLTLALLLAFAPTAVIPVSALTEGDWEYTVSDNKVVITKYNSVLDDYVIVPAELGGHTVSMIGDNAFLDCASILTSVTLPDSLEIIGDQAFMNCSSLESVTFGSGLKSIGLDAFRNCHSLEINSFPDSLESIGDGAFSSCTSLTSVSFPASLKTLGNGAFQNSGIETATFSGAGPETIGISAFRACGNLESLTFGNGLKTICSHAFMDCISLTSATFPDSLETIEDGAFSTCLSLASVSFPASLITLRDYAFDYCSGIKTATFSGAGPETIGNSAFRSCSSLESVTFGSGLKTIDEDAFSMCEKLSSVSFPASLETLAENAFESCTALATVNLPFTEAEWTAAGGWTYYGVTETNNAELYNAALTFVQPVFDYTDNGGVTITGCTNIDRFPDLVIPAQIGGSDVTEIADDAFKGIATLKSVTLPDSVSVIGYGAFSNCTSLESVEIPDSSRLFIINNVAFQNCSALRSISLPDSLSTLGQSAFENCSSLASVTFGSRCSLNGIGFMTFYGCRSLTSIVLPDAVRTIEDSAFENCSSLASVTFGNRLEMICYRAFGECDALESVAFPSSLNTLSQNVFFGCESLATVNLPFTRSEWNAAGGWSKYGVDASNNAELYNAALTFVKPAPAFTYEVDYRGATVTGCTNIDDIEHLVIPAELGGEPVLNIGEDAFSGCTGIKTVILPDSLENIEDGAFKGCSALAAVDFGSGVGNIEGRAFENCASLTSVTFPDSLDGIGIGAFKNCTSLATVDFGSGLEDIDCNAFENCGVTSLVFPDSLELIDECAFSGCGNLTSVDFGDGVKELGQGAFEGCVLLESVFLPASLSEFYEEVFADCSALRTVVFSGEGPEEIGSEAFDGCGNLESVTFGSGLKTIGASAFDDCVKLATVTFPDSLETIDEYAFYGCTSLATVTFGSGLKTIEHQAFYECAALATVNLPFTEAQWNAGGGWALYGVNANNNEELYNAALTFVIPVPAFTYTDIEGGVKITGCTNIRDIYNLVIPAEIDGKAVLAIGDQAFSSTDIVSVVIPDSIVTIEEYAFYWCPSLTSVTFGSGLKTIERQAFNGTALTSVTFPDSLESIGEQAFKNCASLASVTFGSGLKTIGRQAFGSCSSLSAVVLPDSLETIGARTFDNCDALTSITFGSGLKAVSENMFEGCDSLASVAFPDSLETIGDEAFKSCSLLASVTFGSGLKTIGYSAFDSCASLTSVSFPDSLETIGNDAFKYCASLASITFGSGLKTIGSSAFGSCSSLTSVTFPDSLETLGGQAFYSCGLLESVAFGSGLKTIDYDAFGGCSSLATVSFPLTEAEWNALGGWDYFRAAVNGNEELVNATLILVKPVFTYADIEGGVIITGCTNIDRFPDLVIPAEIDGKTVLRIDAMAFSGAAIKSVTLPDSLERINSGAFGNCAALTSVSFGSGLKTIANQAFLNCGSLTSVAFPDSLEAIDKSAFAGCAALATVTFGSGLKTIGEGAFNRCASLTSAAFPDSLESIGGAAFIYCTALATVTFGSGLKSIGDDAFSNCPSLTSVTFPDSLETIGNDAFYGCYGLESVTFGSGLKSIGFNAFDACSALKSVTLPDSLESIGSSAFGICVNLETVVFGSGLKSIGDYAFRFCDKLESVTLPASLETIESNAFYDSGLKTVAVPFTAAEWTAAGGWTYYSVTETNNPELYNAAPVFVQPAFTYTDIEGGVSIIGCTNLDRFTELVIPAQIDGKAVLEIGNSAFYRCRSLTSVAFPDSLESIGDNAFSGCDAIASITFGSGLKTIGEEAFEDCHALTSVTFPDSLETIGDAAFISCYELATVTFGSGLKSIGESAFRNCKFSALTFPDSLESIGEIAFKQCRYLKTVTLPEGIETIGADAFSGCALETVTYTGTRKQWNAIDVSNAGLPGEVTIICKGDFAPDTAISVSGEETFGETLTATVTGLPADVEDAVISWYNDDGDLLGTGETYVITAADVGHAVKAVLSSENAVASVSSDFTAVAGKARITNYTLPTAASIKYPQTLADATLTGGDTGAVEGVWAWSTPDVQPTSAQSGSSFELTFTPTGAYAGGYETITARLAVIVEPADFEPQEIEDPVSGVTLEADFAQDVEVTLTDIDYTQSAYLALLRASSRDTSGLGKLVLLKTVAFTVNGEETDEAYSGTVTVKSYLGERYAGNDYSVWFFIDGAPVNYVGTVDYDGMLVIAGVEL
- a CDS encoding ABC transporter ATP-binding protein, which translates into the protein MANSEIVRLENIHKEFDGETVLDNINLSIRDKEFVTLLGPSGCGKTTTLRIIAGFETPTSGNVFFFDKIINDVPPHKREVNTVFQRYALFPHLNVFENIAFGLRLKKTPEKIIREKVFEMLKLINLNGFAKRNVNSLSGGQQQRVAIARALINSPRMLLLDEPLGALDLKLRKDMQVELKNIQQQMGVTFVYVTHDQEEALSMSDTVVVMDNGVIQQIGTPQDIYNEPQNAFVADFIGESNIIDGVMLDDYLVSIFGYKFKCLDSGFEQKEPVDVVIRPEDIDIVRADSGHLSGVVTNVTFKGVHYEIIVDVKGFKWMIQTTDFHAQGDTIGIKLNPDDIHIMKKSEYSGKFGDYSSYSEEYDKLDDATILNDDSDAEVID
- a CDS encoding spermidine/putrescine ABC transporter substrate-binding protein, with the protein product MKKIIAAILTLTLVAALFTAMPTVTAEAEEAVTINVYNWGQYIGVGEDDTIDVNAEFTKRTGIKVNYTTYDSNETMLTKLETGGSSYDIIIPSDYMIDRMIKKDMLEKLDFSNIPNYKYIDETYKNTAYDPNNEYSVPYTYGTVGIIYNTKYVTKTVDSWNILWDEEYKDKILTFDNPRDLFAIAEFLLGIDVNTTSPEDYEACYNKLLEQKPVLQQYVMDQIFDAMINESAWIAPYYAGDFVTMHEDNPDLAFCYPKEGFNFFIDAICIPKGCEHKAEAEAYINFLCDPEISGKNMDAIGYATPIPEAKEYLSEEFADSDVVYFDEATAANSKMFKDLPDESFQLMNDYWSKLKVEGSAGYTLYIIIGAAIVAIIAVVVIIRMRKKKLYEQE
- a CDS encoding peptidase E, with protein sequence MKIVALGGGTVDESSAVEKYIVEFSGKERPRFLFLPTASGDGGHYINAVKRTYKRLGCAADALCLVRAEYAADELESRVSAADIIYVGGGDPLRMMTVWERVGILPLLKAAAGRGAVMCGVSAGAMCWFASGYSDRDYYDSSVSSPSYRLIDGLGFIPAVCCPHYDEPGRDSFDAACASFSLPGVALENDVALVCDGSACSLVKNDGRKRGWLLTAENGYVLKTELRGVFSL
- a CDS encoding ABC transporter permease, producing the protein MREKLAAAPYLVWMVLFIVAPLIFVFVYAFTDANGHFTFANIAALKAYLPTFLDSILLGAIAAVICLLIAYPFAYFISRTKPRTQRIIVLLVMLPMCMSFLLRTLAWVSLFEDTGIINNFLTSIGIGPFKLIRTRAAIVFGMVYNYLPYMILPLYTVLMKIDGRLLEASADLGANKVKTFRKVILPLSIPGIISGITMVFVPAVSTFYISVKMGPADTAMIGDIIEKQFKNAYNPNLGAAMSLVLMVMIIICMAVMNRFTDNDGEDIVL
- a CDS encoding ABC transporter permease codes for the protein MKTFGKIYTVLVFVLLYTPILLLMLFSFNSTKNTVHFEGFTLKWYGELFSNSNLLHLLLNTVIIAVIASIVATVLGTMAAVGIHKMKKRMQSVILTVTNIPMTNPDIVTGVSLALLFVFIGGMMKNNNVLGFWTLLIAHITFGLPYVILSVLPKIRQMDRNLMDAALDLGCTPLKAFFKVMLPEIMPGVFTGMTMVFTLSLDDFVISYFVYGSGFSTLPIEIYNYTKKPIPPSIYALFTMLFIVILALMILMNVFQARDERKKASKLAALQP